One window of Nymphaea colorata isolate Beijing-Zhang1983 chromosome 1, ASM883128v2, whole genome shotgun sequence genomic DNA carries:
- the LOC116264696 gene encoding uncharacterized protein LOC116264696, with protein MVIFLRIPNRPFCQAPFFGTGRASWLSTRACHHPVGGLLAAAVVFSAANSLEPPETLSNVPQTLSGDDGKAARIQKPKSRRAESCTVKCVTTCIRGGAGSPGEGPLNARRPLVVFKQGFRSRQYCLIECSDICNLIKDGEDGS; from the exons ATGGTCATCTTCTTGAGGATTCCAAACAGGCCCTTCTGCCAAGCCCCATTCTTCGGCACAGGAAGAGCCTCATGGCTGAGCACAAGAGCATGCCACCACCCAGTTGGCGGCCTTTTGGCAGCTGCAGTCGTTTTCTCCGCTGCCAACTCCCTCGAGCCGCCGGAGACGCTCTCTAACGTCCCACAGACGCTTTCCG GGGATGACGGAAAGGCCGCCAGAATCCAGAAGCCCAAGTCAAGGCGTGCCGAATCATGTACCGTAAAGTGTGTGACCACGTGCATCCGCGGCGGTGCTGGATCACCTGGAGAAGGCCCTTTAAACGCCAGGAG GCCCCTTGTGGTATTCAAACAAGGATTCAGGAGTCGGCAATATTG CCTGATTGAATGCTCGGATATCTGTAACCTCATCAAGGATGGTGAAGATGGAAGTTGA
- the LOC116255963 gene encoding ABC transporter A family member 1 isoform X4 — MMSSSRSLKEYLLGFLYPVSRLISYSVSEKEQRVREGLQMMGLRDNIFYLSWFITYTAQFAVSAAIITCCTMTTLFHYSDKTVVFTYFFLFGLSAIMLSFLISTFFSRAKTAVAVGTLTFLGVFFPYYTVNDPATSMMWKAIASLLSPTAFALGTVNFADYERAHVGVRWSNIWRDSSGVNFLICLCMLIFDSVLYCVIALYLDKVLPREYGVQKPWNFLFTKSFWKKKSCNPDLYNETFKDEWEHKSASHVESLDGYQPIVEPISLEMRKQEADGRCVQIRHLSKVFKTKKGKCCAVNSLQLTLYENQVLALLGHNGAGKSTTISMLVGLLAPTSGDAVVFGKNIKTDMDQIRKELGVCPQNDVLFPELTVKEHLRMFAILKGVTEDRLENEVNLMIEEVCLLDKQNTAVRALSGGMRRKLSLGIALIGGSKLVILDEPTTGMDPYSMRSTWQLIKRIKKGRVILLTTHSMDEADVLGDRIAIMSNGYLRCCGSSLFLKHCYGVGYTLTLVKSNPDARTASDIVGRHVPSAICLSDVGSEISFRLPLSSSSSFEGMFMEIESNTKRRGALLEKSGCSEESCIGIESYGISVTTLEEVFLRVAGCDLDEIKPVILDKADHSDEWIPPHASSSCLTSNEPNGNLLLCAYWVPLGKTFSALGFIVNLIITTLFGFLNIFKLQCCGCGDLFRFRFCQHLRALLIKRATIARRDRKTIIFQLLIPALFLFLGLLFLKLKPHPDQESITLTTSHFNPLLQGGGGGGPIPFNLSTQISNQVASFMEGGWSQKAELRSYRFPNTGRALFDSIEVAGPILGPSLLSMSEYLITSLNESYQSRYGAVLMDDQNGDGSIAYTVLHNCSCQHGAPTYINLVNSAILKLAMNDGNMVIHTRNHPLPMTATQHSQHHDLDAFSAAIIINIAFSFIPSSFAVAIVKEREVKAKHQQLISGVSVVSYWISIYIWDFISFLFPTFLAMLLFAIFGLDQFIGVGCFWPTIFLFLEYGLAVAASTYCLTFFFTDHSVAQNIVLLVHFFSGLILMVISFIMGLIKATKSVNIFLKKIFRLAPGFCFADGLASLALRRQGIKLSSGKAVLDWNVTGASLCYLGMESIIYFALVLGIELLPWHKLEFCKETSWWRQIIEGSIRDIPEGTLEPLMRLRSSLECHKCGFDEDVDVQAERHRVLSGAAKNSIIRLSNLCKVYSGGRQDFAKIAVDNLCFAVQEGECFGFLGTNGAGKTTTLRMLSGEECPTDGTAYIFGIDIRINPKAACQNVGYCPQFDALLELLTVQEHLELYARIKGVPGNRIDDVVEEKLTEFDLWKQANKPSCYLSGGNKRKLSVAIAMIGDPPIVILDEPSAGMDPIAKRFMWNVISHLSTRQGKTAVLLTTHSMSEAQALCTRIGIMVGGRLQCIGSPQHLKTRFGNHLELEVRPTDVTRCELDNLCSKIQGLLSDFPCHPKGVLHDLEICIGGNDLILPADVSEICLSEEMVAFVGRFLENESRVRTLLSGRLAADGVFSQQLSEQLARDGGIPLRIFSEWWLAEEKYSLIDSFILSTFHGAIFQGLSGLNIKYQLPYGEDSSLAEIFGHLERNRSKLGISEYSISQSTLETIFNHFAGNS; from the exons TTTGCAGTGTCAGCAGCAATTATCACCTGCTGCACCATGACCACTCTTTTCCATTACAGCGACAAAACTGTGGTGTTTACATACTTTTTTCTGTTTGGGCTCAGTGCAATTATGctttcttttctaatttcaacatttttttcaagagcAAAAACAGCTGTTGCGGTCGGTACTCTAACTTTCCTCGGAGTGTTCTTTCCTTATTACACTGTCAATGATCCTGCTACTTCCAT GATGTGGAAGGCCATTGCTTCCTTGCTTTCTCCTACTGCTTTTGCACTTGGAACTGTGAATTTTGCTGATTATGAGCGTGCTCATGTTGGAGTTCGTTGGAGCAATATTTGGAGG GATTCATCTGGAGTGAATTTCCTTATCTGCCTCTGCATGCTTATTTTTGACTCGGTATTGTACTGTGTCATTGCCTTATACCTTGATAAG GTTCTTCCCAGGGAGTATGGAGTTCAGAAGCCATGGAACTTCTtatttacaaaaagtttttggaagaagaaatcatgtaatCCTGATCTATATAATGAGACTTTCAAAGATGAGTGGGAACATAAATCAGCCTCTCATGTGGAATCTTTAGATGGTTATCAACCTATAGTGGAACCGATAAGCTTGGAAATGAGGAAGCAAGAGGCTGATGGTAG ATGTGTTCAGATTAGACATCTCAGCAAAGTATTCAAGACCAAGAAAGGGAAATGCTGTGCTGTAAACTCATTGCAATTAACATTGTATGAAAATCAGGTTCTCGCACTTCTAG GTCACAATGGAGCTGGTAAAAGCACGACAATATCGATGCTTGTTGGCCTTCTTGCCCCAACATCTGGTGATGCTGTTGTGTTTgggaaaaatatcaaaactgacATG GATCAAATAAGAAAGGAGCTTGGTGTGTGCCCGCAAAATGACGTGCTATTTCCTGAATTGACT GTGAAGGAACATCTGAGAATGTTTGCCATCTTGAAAGGAGTCACTGAAGATAGACTAGAAAATGAAGTGAATCTGATGATTGAAGAA GTTTGCTTGCTTGACAAGCAAAATACTGCTGTTAGAGCATTATCAGGTGGTATGAGGAGGAAGCTGTCCTTGGGAATAGCTCTTATTGGGGGCAGTAAG TTGGTTATTCTTGATGAACCAACTACTGGGATGGATCCATATTCAATGCGCTCTACATGGCAGCTGATCAAGAGAATTAAGAAGGGCCGTGTAATCTTACTCACAACCCATTCGATGGATGAAGCAGATGTGCTAGGTGACCGCATTGCAATCATGTCAAATGGTTATTTACGATGTTGTGGGAG TTCTCTGTTCTTGAAGCATTGTTATGGAGTTGGCTATACACTTACTTTAGTAAAG AGTAACCCTGATGCACGTACTGCCAGTGACATAGTTGGTCGCCATGTGCCTTCTGCAATTTGTCTAAGTGAT GTGGGAAGCGAGATATCTTTCAGACTTCCATTGTCCTCTTCGTCATCCTTTGAGGGTATGTTTATGGAAATTGAAAGTAACACAAAAAGGCGAGGTGCTTTACTGGAGAAAAGCGGTTGTAGTGAAGAATCTTGTATTGGTATTGAGAGTTATGGTATATCTGTGACAACTTTGGAGGAAGTTTTCCTTAGAGTTGCTGGATGTGATTTGGATGAAATAAAACCTGTCATTCTTGATAAAGCTGATCACTCAGATGAATGGATTCCTCCACATGCTTCTTCATCTTGTCTTACAAGTAATGAACCAAATGGGAATCTGTTACTTTGTGCTTATTGGGTCCCTCTTGGGAAGACCTTTTCTGCACTGGGTTTTATTGTCAATCTGATCATCACCACTTTATTTGGtttcttaaatatatttaaattgcAATGCTGTGGCTGTGGAGAtctattcagattcagattctgcCAACATTTGAGAGCTCTTCTCATAAAGAGAGCCACAATTGCTCGAAGAGATAGAAAAACAATTATCTTTCAGCTTCTTATCCCAGCTTTATTTTTGTTCCTTGGTCTTCTTTTCCTCAAGTTAAAACCACATCCTGATCAGGAATCAATAACCCTGACAACATCTCATTTTAATCCATTACTACAaggtggaggtggtggtggtcCTATTCCTTTCAATCTTTCCACACAAATATCTAATCAG GTGGCATCATTTATGGAAGGTGGTTGGAGTCAGAAGGCTGAGCTGAGGTCCTACAGGTTTCCAAATACAGGGAGAGCGCTTTTTGATTCTATTGAAGTAGCTGGGCCAATATTAGGGCCATCACTTTTATCTATGAGTGAATATCTGATAACAAGCTTGAATGAATCTTACCAGTCAAG ATATGGTGCGGTTTTAATGGATGACCAAAATGGGGATGGCAGCATTGCTTATACTGTGCTTCACAACTGTTCCTGTCAGCATGGAGCTCCAACTTATATCAATCTTGTGAATAGTGCAATTCTAAAACTTGCTATGAATGATGGGAATATGGTTATTCATACTCGGAACCATCCCCTGCCAATGACAGCTACTCAACACTCACAGCACCAT GATTTGGATGCATTTTCAGCTGCAATTATTATTAATATTGCTTTCTCCTTTATACCTTCCTCATTTGCAGTTGCTATTGTAAAG GAGCGAGAAGTCAAGGCTAAACACCAACAGCTTATCAGTGGG GTGTCTGTCGTGTCATATTGGATTTCCATATACATTTGGGACTTCATCAGCTTTCTCTTCCCTACTTTTCTAGCAATGCTTCTCTTTGCAATATTTG GCCTTGATCAATTTATTGGGGTTGGCTGTTTCTGGCCAACAATATTCTTATTTTTGGAATATGGACTAGCAGTTGCTGCTTCAACATATTGCCTTACCTTCTTCTTTACAGATCATTCAGTTGCACAG AACATAGTCCTCTTGGTTCACTTCTTCAGTGGCCTTATTCTTATGGTTATATCATTTATAATGGGCCTCATAAAAGCTACTAAAAGCGTGAATATTTTTCTTAAG AAAATTTTCAGGCTAGCTCCTGGATTTTGTTTTGCGGATGGGCTTGCTTCGCTTGCTCTTCGTAGACAGGGAATAAAACTCAGTTCAGGAAAGGCAGTTTTAGATTGGAATGTCACTGGTGCTTCTCTCTGTTATTTGGGAATGGAG AGTatcatttattttgctttggTTCTTGGGATTGAACTTCTGCCTTGGCACAAGTTGGAGTTTTGCAAAGAAACAAGTTGGTGGAGACAAATAATAGAAGGTTCTATTCGTGATATCCCCGAGGGTACACTGGAGCCACTGATGAGATTGAGATCATCTCTAGAGTGTCATAAATGTGGGTTTGATGAGGATGTAGATGTTCAAGCTGAAAGACATAGGGTCCTCTCTGGTGCTGCTAAAAACAGTATAATTCGCTTATCCAATCTTTGCAAG GTGTATTCTGGTGGAAGGCAAGATTTCGCAAAAATTGCTGTTGATAATTTATGCTTTGCTGTTCAAGAAGGGGAATGTTTTGGCTTCCTTGGAACAAATGGAGCTGGAAAAACAACAACATTGCGAATGCTGTCAG GTGAAGAATGCCCAACTGATGGAACAGCATACATTTTTGGTATTGATATTCGCATAAACCCCAAAGCTGCATGTCAAAAT GTTGGGTACTGCCCCCAATTTGATGCACTGCTAGAACTTTTGACTGTCCAAGAGCATCTTGAACTCTATGCACGAATCAAAGGTGTCCCTGGAAATAGAATAGATGAT GTTGTGGAGGAGAAGCTTACAGAGTTTGATCTTTGGAAACAAGCTAACAAACCATCATGTTATTTAAGTGGGGGAAACAAGAGGAAGCTGTCTGTTGCAATAGCTATGATTGGGGATCCACCGATAGTCATATTAGATGAGCCATCTGCAG GTATGGATCCAATTGCCAAAAGGTTCATGTGGAATGTGATCTCTCACTTATCTACACGCCAAGGAAAAACAGCTGTTCTTCTGACAACGCATAGCATGAGTGAAGCACAAGCACTTTGCACGAGAATTGGGATAATG GTTGGAGGACGACTTCAATGCATTGGAAGCCCACAACATCTAAAGACTCGATTTGGCAATCATCTTGAATTGGAG GTAAGGCCAACCGATGTTACTAGATGTGAGTTGGACAATCTTTGCAGCAAAATTCAAGGGCTTCTCTCTGATTTTCCTTGTCATCCAAAGGGTGTCCTTCATGATCTTGAAATATGTATTGGAGGGAATGACTTAATTCTTCCGGCAGATGTTTCAGAAATATGTCTATCAGAGGAAATGGTAGCTTTTGTTGGACGtttccttgaaaatgaaagCCGTGTTAGGACTCTTCTGTCTGGAAGATTGGCTGCTGATGGTGTCTTCAGTCAGCAATTGTCAGAACAGCTTGCTCGTGATG GTGGTATTCCATTAAGAATATTTTCAGAGTGGTGGTTGGCTGAGGAGAAATATTCACTGATTGATTCTTTTATCCTTTCCACGTTTCATGGAGCAATATTTCAAGGGCTCAGTGGTCTTAACATCAAGTATCAG TTGCCATATGGAGAGGATTCTTCTCTTGCTGAAATCTTTGGACACCTGGAGCGAAATAG GAGCAAACTTGGAATATCAGAGTACAGTATCAGCCAATCCACATTGGAGACCATTTTCAACCACTTTGCTGGAAACTCATAA